The Nitrospira sp. genome includes the window GGCGGAGATCGACCTGCGGCGCCTGAGCGCGGACCAGACGATTACCCGATGCCGCGAGTGCGTCGAGAGTGCGTAACGGATTGGGTATCGGGTCGTCTGCCTGGCTACTGGCAGGTGTTGATACCCGGCAACTCCCTCTGCCCGGAGAGACGCTGCCGTGAGCGCCCCAGTCGCTGCGTGAAGTAAGACCTCAAATTACCCCCAGGAATCTCTGCTTTCCGTCCTGCCTGCGAAGATACCTTCTGAAGGCCTCGTCCGATCACAAGCATGACTGATCCTTTGTTCGTTCTTTTCAGGCTTGGCTTTCAATTTCATTCAGAGATAGCTTTTCCAGCAAGGAAGGGAGGTCAAGTCCTGCTGTCTTTCACATTAAGTAAGTCTACGAGACCGGCGAAAATACGGCGACGGCGAAATCGTGTGAAAGCGCGAGGGGCGAGTATTGGAAGCCTCCTATCCTAAGTCTTATCCAAGCTGTGCTGAATTTGTGCCAGGAGAACGATTAACGGAGAGAAGCAAAAGAACGACCAGAAATAATATAACGTAGCTCGCCGACGGTAAGCGATGAAGCCAAAGGCTTTATGGGGAGACCAGACCTTTGATCATCGACTTCAGAAACTAACGAGATGGGGTGAGTGACGGGTTTCGAACCCGCGACCTCCGGATCCACAATCCAGCGCTCTAACCAACTGAGCTACACCCACCATCCGGAAGGAATTGAATCTGCACGCAGCGAGAGGATCTTAGCAAAGAGCAGTGATGCGCCGCAACTCAGCCCTGCCCGGCCTATGGGCGAGCATCGAACGCCGCTTGCATCTCGTTCACGATCTCAGTCACCGTCGCTACCGGATCCGCGGCGTCCCGAATCGGCCGGCCGATGACGAGATAGTCGGCTCCCGCTGCGATCGTCTGGGTGGGCGTCGTCGCCCGCGCATGGTCGTCCACTCCCTTTCCTGCAGGGCGCACCCCGGGCGTGACAATCAGAAACCGGGGCCCGACCTTCTGCCGGATGGCCGCTGGCTCTTCTCCCGACGCGACGACCCCGTCGCAGCCGACTTCTGACGCCAGGAGAGCGCGCGCGGTCACAAGATCCTGCACACTTCGCTGAATCCCCATATCGCGGAGATCGTGGCTGTCGAAATTCGTCAGGACGGTGACCGCCAACAATTTCAAGGCTGACCCTTCACGCCCCTGCACCGCCGCCGCCAGGGCCTTGCGATTCGCATGGATCGTGAGAAAGTCGACGCCCATGGCTGCAACCTTGGCAGTCGCCCGGCGAACGGTTTCTTCGATATCGAGAAACTTCAGGTCGAGAAACACCCGCATTTTTCGATCGAGCACCCGCTTGATCATGTCCGGACCGGCGGCGGTATAGAGCTCTAGTCCGACCTTCACGAAGGAGATATGCCCTTGGAGCCGATCCAGAAGGCGCTCGGCTTCGACGACCGACGGAACGTCGAGAGCGAATATCAACCGGTCACGCGCAATGATCTTTGCCATAGGATTCCTTTTGAAGGGGTCGGCCGATTGTTGACGGCTCACTATCCCTTATGTTACATAGTTTGCTCTTTTTTTGGAGGAATAGACAATGCCTGTAATCCACAAGTCCACCCTTCGCAGTGCCCGTCAGGCCGAACGCCGCCGCGATCGGAACAAAGCCACGTTGAGTGCGGTCAAAACTCTGGTCAAGAAAGTCCAGTCGGCCGTGGCCGACAAGAAGACGGATGACGCTAAGACTGCCTTGCGCGCGGCCACCTCGGCCCTCAGCAAAGCCGTGACCAAGGGCGCCCTGAAGCCCAACACCGCGTCCCGCCGTATCTCCCGCTTGACCCAACACGTCAACGGCCTGTCCGGTTCCCGCTCGTAATCGTTCTGACATTCGAAACCACTCGCGCCGAGCCCCGCCCTGCCGGGGCCGGTGGTCGGTGGGGGGCGGTTGCGTGCGCCTGCGCGACAGACTGACAGAGCCGCAACAGTACCCGCTCCATGGTCATCTTGGGCTGGCCACTACTGCCTCCCTTGAGCTGGCTGTCGGCTTCCCAAAACCATCGCAGCGCATCCCGCACGTGCCCATCTGACAGACGGCCCAGGAACGTCTTGACCTGCATCGGATCCATGCGCAAGGTCCTCGCGGCCTCCCCCTCACGCCCCCCCTCACGAAGCAGCTCCTTCATTTTCCAAATCCGGCGATACTGCCAGGCCAAGGAACCGAGAATGCGCAACGGCGCCTCGCCAGCCTCAAGATTTCTGGCAAGAATCGACAGCACTCGCCCACGTTGGCCCTCCGCAATCGCCAGTGTCAAATCAAACACCGACGCACCAGGTTCAACTCCCCGCAGCTGATAGACATCGGCGGCGGTCGCCAAGCGGTCGGTCGTGATATAGGACGCGAGCTTTTCGAGTTCACGCCGGACGGCGTACAACGATCCGCCGGACGTCTCCTTGAGCACCTCCACGGCCTTCTCGTCCAACCGCAATCCAAGCCGTTGCGCATCCCGATTTATCCACGGCCCTAAGTGCATATCCCGTAACGGTGAACAGTCGACCGTCACGGCGGCGCGGGCGAGCGCCTGGGAAAACTTCAGCCGCCCGTCCAGCTTAGCGCTGACAAAAATCACCGCGGTCGCCTGCACCGGAGCGGCGAGGTACGGCAGCAGCACTTCGGCCTCACGGGCAGAGATTTTTTCAGCGCCTTTCACCAGGACCACCCGGCATTCAGCAAACACCGGCACTTCCAACGCACAGGTCAGGATGTCGGTCCCGGCCGCCTCGTCGCCATAGAACACATCAAAATTAAAATCCCCGCCTTCTCCGAGCAACGCGGCCTTGAGTGTGGCCACGGCCTCATCGCGCAGGAGATCCTCATCCCCCACCACGAGATACACGGGCGCAGGAGGTTGCTGCCGCAAGGCGGCGTGGAGTTGCAATGAACTGAGTGCGGTTCCCATAACGTCCTCGAAAATACTCTACTTGGCGGCTGGCACCGTGGTGGAAGCCTCCCCCGCAGGCTTGTCCCCCCCGCCAGATTCCAGGTGCAGGAGAAACCGTGACGCAAGATCTTCTGCCGCGAACCGGCCGGCCTGCTCCAATGCGCGGGTTTGCAAGACACGGTTAAATTGCAGATCGGGGGTGATATAGAACTCTGATGAGCCCTTGGCGACCTGCGTCCAGACCAGCTTCTTCGTCCGCGTTTCTTCGATTTTCACCACGACCGTCACTTCTGCCCGGCTCTCCAACGTCGTGGCCGATCCCGCCTGATTCCCAGGCGTCGGCGTCAGACTGAAGCTTAAGGTCGGCACGCTGACCGACAAGATCTGTCCGGTCAGAACGAGATCCGCCGCCTCGCTGTCCGGAACGACCTGGGTCCCGCTGCCGGACGAGAATTCCCGCCGCAGATAGTTCGTGTAGCGGGTCTCCAGATTCGGCTCGAAACTCTTATTCTCCAGCGTGCGAATGACCAATCTCGGGGTCGGTTGATCCGAGACCCGTGCAGGCGCTCCGCCGATCGTCGGCCCGGCTCCCTCTACACGGAACTGATAGCCGCAACCGGCCAACAACACCAGCGCGAGACACCCGGGAATTGCGCGAAACATGCGCCCGACAAAACGGCCCCTGCCCCAATCAGATGCAGCCGCATAATGAGTCTGCGCACAGCACAGCTCCGGTATTTCCCGCAGCTTACAATTCACGCTTGTCTCGCCTATCCCGCTCATCGCGCTATCACACCACGAAATTCACGAGTTTCTTCTCGACATAGATCACTTTCTTCGGCTCACCGCCTTGCAGCCACTCCGCCACAATCTCACGTGCGGCGCGCTCCACCACGTCACGCGCGGTATCCGCCGCCACCTCGATCTTGCCGCGAAGCTTGCCGTTCACCTGGACCGGGATGGTGAGCCGGTCACTGACCGTCAACGCCGGGTCAAACTGCGGCCAGGGTTGCTGAGACACGCTCGGCGCATGACCGAGAATAGCCCAGAGCTCCTCCGCCACATGCGGCGCAAAGGGCGAGAGCAGCAAGACGAACGGCTCGAGCAGGGCCCGTGGGCGCTGTTCGGCCTTGGTCATTTCATTGGTGAACACCATCATTTGAGCAATGGCGGTGTTGAAACGGAGTTCGTCGATATCCTCCGAGACCTTCTTGATGGTCTGATGCAACAGCCGTTGTTGCTCAAGACTGGGCGATGCCGACACCACAGACGCAGACAGCCCGCCCTCTTCTGTGACGATCAATCGCCATGCCCGCTCTAAAAAACGGGTCACCCCTTCAACCCCGCGCGTACTCCAGGGCTTCATCGCCTCCAGCGGCCCCATAAACATTTCATAGAGCCGCACCGCATCGGCGCCGAACTGATCCATCATATCGTCGGGATTCACCACGTTCCCGCGCGACTTGGACATCTTCTGATTGTCCTCGCCCAGTACGATACCTTGATGCACCAGCTTCTTAAACGGTTCCGGTGTGCTCACCACCCCGATATCGAACAGTACCTTGTGCCAGAAGCGGGAATAGAGCAGATGCAGCACGGCATGTTCGCTGCCTCCGACGTAGAGATCGACCGGCAGCCAATACCGCTCCATCGCCGGGTCCACCAGCTGCTTCGCGTTCTTTGGATCGGCGAAGCGGAGATAGTACCAGCAGGAACCGGCCCACTGCGGCATCGTATTCGTTTCGCGCCGGGCCGGCTTCCCTGTCGCAGGATCGGTGGTCACCAGCCATTCTTCCAAATTCGCCAGCGGACTTTCTCCACTGCCGGATGGCTTAAAGTTGTGGGTCTCCGGCAAGATCAACGGAAGCTGTTCCTCGGGCAGCGGGTGTGACTCGCCCTCGACCCACACAATCGGGAACGGCTCCCCCCAGTAGCGCTGCCGGGCAAAAAGCCAGTCGCGCAGCTTATAGTTGATCGCCTTCTTTCCCTTGCCCTTCTGCTCGAGCCAGGCCGTGATCGCCGGAATCGCCTCAGCCGGTTTCATCCCATTCAGAGACAAGGACCCGTCCCGCATGACCGAGTTCACGACCGTGCCGCGATCGGTCGCGACGAATGCCGCCTCTTGAACCTGCCCCCCCTGAATCACTTCTCGAATCGGCAACTGATAGGTCTTGGCAAACGTCCAGTCCCGCTCGTCGTGCGCCGGAACCGCCATGATCGCGCCGGTGCCGTAGCTCATGAGGACGTAGTCCGCCAGCCACACCGGCAGCCGCTCGCCGTTCACCGGGTTGATCGCGTAGCCGCCCGTGAACACGCCGGTCTTTTCCTTATCCAGTTCCTGTCGCTGCAGATCGCTCTTTCTGGCGGCCGCATCGCGATAGGCCACGACGGCGGCTTTTTGAGCGACGCTGGTCACGATATCCACCAGCGGGTGCTCGGGCGCCAATACCATGTATGTCGCGCCAAAGAGCGTGTCGGGCCTGGTGGTAAACACCCGGACGGTGCCCCGGGTATCGGCCAGAGCAAAATCCACTTCCGCACCGATCGACCGGCCGATCCAATTCTTTTGCATCTCCAGCGTACTGGCAGGCCACTCCACCAGCTTCAAGTCTTCGAGCAGCCGGTCGGCATAGGCGGTAATCTTTAACACCCACTGGCGCATGGGCTTGCGAATGACATCGAACCCGCCGACCTCGCTCTTGCCGTCGACGATTTCTTCGTTCGCCAGCACCGTCCCGAGCGCCGGGCACCAATTGACCGGAACCTCGGCGACATACGCCAGCCCGCGTTTATAGAGTTGGAGAAAGATCCACTGCGTCCAGCGATAGTAATCGGGATCGGTGGTGCTGAGTTCCCGCTCCCAATCGTAGGACAATCCCACCCGCTTCATCTGCCGTTTGAATGTCGCGATGTTTTGCGCCGTGGTTTGGGCGGGATGCACACCGGTCTTGACCGCATATTGCTCGGCCGGCAGGCCGAACGCATCCCAGCCCATCGGATGGAGGACATTGAAGCCCCGCATGCGCTTGGTCCGGGAGACAATATCCGTGGCGGTATAACCTTCCAGATGCCCGACATGGAGCCCGGACCCGGACGGATAGGGGAACATATCGAGGCAATAAAACTTCGGCTTAGCGGTATCCTGCAAGGCGCGGAAGGGGCGATGTTCTTCCCAATAGGCCTGCCACTTCACTTCCAGCGCGTGATGATCGTACCCTTTTGCCATGACTCTCCGGGGGATTAAAAAATCGTGGAACTCTAACACAGACCAGCAGAGGCAACAACAATGAGGAGGGGAGCGTGGAGCGGGTGGGGGCCGGCCGGACCCGATTGGCCGGCCCCCGAAGAAACGCTAGAAGTGATACGCAACACCGAACACAAAATGATGGAGTGTCGCAATCGCATTGATGCCGAAATGGTTGACGTCGGCCTGGCCGGGAAGGTTCAGACGTGCGTAGTTGAATTTCCATTCTCCGAACATTGAGACATGGTCGGTCAATCGATAACGCAGTCCAACCTGTGTATTGAGACCGATCCCTGTGTAGGACTGAGAATAGGCCGTTCCGCTCGCCGCCGACGTCAGCTGTTTCTGATGCAGCATAAATAGACCAGGCCCCACACCGACATAAGGCTCGAAGGCCCCGGCTTGGTAGCGCGCCAACAGAACAGGCGACACCACAATAAATCGGTTCGTCGCGCCTCCCTCCTCCAGGGTGACATTGCCGCTTCCTGGGACCCCAAGGGTCAATCGTTGCTGAGGGCGATGAGGTGTCGTGACAAACCCTTCGAGTTCCACGCCGAGCCACGGGACTGACCCGAAATAGTGCCCTACTTTCATGCCATACATGATTGAGTTGTTTAAACCGACATTGGAGATCGACGTCCCGGTCGGGAAGCCGGAATACGTGGGGTCATTCACCCGGCCGCGAGTGGTATCCTGGGCCAGAGTAAAGCCGACCTGCCCGGCAATATAGGTCTCTGCATGACCGGCGGATGCGGACAGAATCATCAACACACATGTTCCGATCATGAACCAACGGGACACGTCTGCTCCCTTCCCCTGATGATGCGTGTTCATATCCTTACCCCCACGCTATTTCGCTAAATCCCCGATGTGACAACCGCTCTGTCCGGTTGCGTTGATAGAGTAAGGATACGGTATGCTTGGCGATGTGACTATCGTACAGAGGGGGGACCAGGCTCCCACAAAAGAGCTACCCGGAGAGACTGTTCCATGGGACTCTACGCGAAACACATCTTCCCCCGCCTCATGGATCGAGTCATGAGGGGAAAAGAATTCCAGCGATTACGGAAGGATTTGCTCAAAAGCGCCGAAGGCGAAGTCCTTGAAATCGGGCTAGGCACCGGGCTTAATCTGGCGTATTACCCGCCACGCGTCTTACGCCTCCATGCCGTCGATCCGGCCCCGCTGCTCCCGGATCGCGTAGCGAAACGACGTGCGGCCGTGCACTTTCCTGTTGAAATCACACACCTTAGTGCGGAACGGCTCCCCTATGACAACCACTCCTTCGATTGCGCGGTCAGCACCTGGACCCTCTGCACCATCCCTGACCCAGTACGGGCCTTACAAGAAGTACGGCGCGTGCTGAAGCCAACGGGACGATTCCTGTTTCTCGAGCATGGCCGGAGCGACGAGACCACCATCGCGACGTGGCAGGATCGACTGAACCCGATTCAGAACGTGATCGGCTGTGGCTGCAACCTGAACCGGCGGATCGATCGGCTCATCAGCGAGGCGGGGCTACACATCGTGCAACTCGATCGCTTCGTGATGGAGGGAGTGCCACGGATCGGGGGAGAACTGTACCGCGGAGTCGCCACGCCAAACCGGATAAACGTCAGCGCCCTGTCGGAAACGGATGGCCGTTGAGCAGCGCCGTCATCTGCTCAATTGAGGTGAACGTGCTCGACGCCTCGGCAGGGAGTTGAGAGCTGGACTTAGCGCTGTGGATAATCTGAGTCAGGCCGAACCGTTGCGCCGCATGAAGGCAGGCCTCATCATCGTCCACAAACAACGCGCGCGCCGGATCGAACCCGACCAGCCGCTGGCAGGTCGGCCAATATTCCTGGCGCATCTTAAGATAGCCCACCTCAAACGCGTCGACGATCCGATCCACATAGCGATCCAGGCCGGTCTTGGCTGTCTTGACCTTGACGCCTGAGGCATGCGCGTTGGTGAGGATCGTGATCCGCTTTCCACGACGACGAACCTCCGTGAGGAAGGACTCCGCGCCGGGAAGAAACCCGATCATATAGTCCAGTTCCCTGTGCATCGCGACCACATCGATCCCCACCCGTTCGGTCCAATAATGGAGATCGGTCCAGGCCAATTCCCCTTCCACCGATCGATACATCGCCATCAAGCGATCGCGCGACTCTTCGAACGGGAGGCCCTGCAGGGCCGCGTAGCGGCGAGGCAACTCCTCTTCGAAAAAGAAGTTGTCGAAATGCCTGTCCAGCAACGTGCCGTCCATATCGAGCAGGACGTCGTCGATTTCAGCCCAATTGATGCCTAATTGCCTCATGACACCGGAAGTGTACCTGACGCCGGTTGTGTTTGCCAAAATTCCTGTGATACGGTCGCAGATCTATGAAAAAGATGCGCGATTCTCCGACGAAGACCAAAACCCTGCCGTTCAGCTCCGCTGCCCCGATGCCGCTGGTCGCCATCATCGGCCGGCCAAACGTGGGAAAGTCGACATTGTTCAACAAGATCCTCGGCGTCAAGACCGCCATCGTGGATGACGTCCCCGGTGTTACCCGCGACCGCAACTACGCGGACGCGACCTATCGCGACCGAAAGTTCCGGCTGGTCGATACCGGCGGACTCGATCTCTCCTCCTCCGACGGCATGTTGACCTTGATTCGCCGGCAATCCGAACTGGCCATCGCCGAAGCCGACATTCTCATGTTCATCCTGGATGGCCGGGCGGGGTTGACGCCTCCGGACCACGAAGTCGTGAAGCTCCTGCGTGGCGTGACCAAGCCCATCTTTTACGTGATCAACAAGATTGATACGCCGAAAGCCGAGCCGCTCATTGCCGATTTTTATCAGTTGGGAAAGGCCGAGTTCCACGCAGTCTCCGCCGAACACGGCATCGGAGTGTCCGAATTACTGGACGAACTCTACCCGCTGCTCCCCCCGCCGGATGAGAGCACTGAAGTCACGCAACTCCCGCGGATCGCCCTTGTCGGCCGCCCGAATGTGGGCAAGTCGACATTGACCAACGCCGTCCTGGGTGAGGAACGTGTCGTCGTCAGCGATATGCCCGGCACCACACGCGACCCGATCGATTCGCTCGTCGTACACGACGACCAGCGCTATATTTTTACGGATACGGCCGGGATCCGCCGGCGCGGCCGCATCGAACCGGGGCTCGAAGGATATAGCGTCATGCGCTCGTTGAGAGCCATCGGCCGCTCCGATGTCGCCGTCCTGCTGCTCGACGCGGTGGAAGGCGTGACGGAACAGGACACGAAAATCGCCGGAGCAGTGCTCAAGCAAGGACGCGCCTGCATGCTGCTCGTGAACAAGTGGGACCTCCGCGCCAATGATGCCGAAGCCCGCCAGGAATATGAGCGTGAACTCCATCGGCGCTTCCCATTCCTGACCTGGGCTCCGGTCTTATTCGGGTCCGCCGCTCAGCCCGATTCCCTGCATCAGCTGTTCCCCAATATCAACAGCGTGTATGCGTCGTTCAATAAGCGTGTGCCGACCGGGGCGCTCAACCAATGGCTCCAAAAAATCCTGGAGTCTCATCCGCTCCCGGTTCGGAAGGGCAAACCGACGAAAACGTCGAAGGCCGCCTTCATCACCCAAGTGGCGACGAAGCCGCCCTCCTTTGCCTTGTTTTGCGGGCATCCACAAGACGTGGGCCCGGCCTATATAGGATTTCTGGAACACCAACTCCGCGATGCCTACGGGTTTTCCGGCACACCGATTCGTATTCTCGTCCGTAAGAAATAACCGCCGCCGGCTCGAACTTCATCCAGGCGATCTCCCTCGTCATAGATGAGGCGAAGGGGATTCACTTGACTCGATTCCAGCCTCATGTTATTCGCAGACTAACTGGATAGAGACTTGAACGGATCATTGTCTGAACCAAATTACCCTACGATCATGACGCCACTATCGACCATCGTTCGCCTCATGCTCTTCTGCGCTTCCCTGAGCGGACTCTGGTTGCAAGGATTCCCCACGTCGAGTCTCGCCCAAACGCCCCCGGCCACCCAGCCAGATCCGTCCGCCGCGACCGATCACGATGAGGCCAGCCCGTCCATCGCACTCAAGGGTTCGGTTTGGAGAGCGAAGCCGGGCATCGTGTTCCTGAAGACGCCCGTGGGGCTGCTGACGCTCAGTTCGACATCGACATTGAAGGACATGCGCGCCTCGCAGAGCGTCTCCTTCTGGATTCACGGGTCCAGTATGGCCGTTGAGATCCGCAAGCGAGCCGACGATTCTCTCGTCCATCGCTATCTAACCGGTCCCACCACGAGGAGCGCAGAGGAGCAGAAATCGTTGGTACTCTGGACCCCGGATGGTGAGAAGCCCTTCCACGCCGGGACACATGAGACGGCACTGTCCACCCTACATGACGGTGATCCTGTGACGGTGGAAGTCGATGACACCGGCACCATCATCGGCGTGCATGACCTCCAATTCGATTTGCAGATCGGCCAAGTGCCCCCCAGCGGATCGGACGCGCATGTACTCTTGAGCGGGACGGTGTCCAAACTGAAATCGAACTTCATCTTTTTCAAAACGCCGGTCGGCGTCATCAACGTCAATGCCAAAATCGGGATCAAAAACGCCAAGGTCGGCCAGACCATGACCCTCCATGTTCATCACCACTCGATCGTGGCCGACTTGACCCCGGCCCATGGGACCGCCCCGATACGCCGGTTCATCACCGGCCCGCTCGAATTCTCCACCCCGGAACGCACCGGGGTGAGATTCTGGACCCCGGCCGGCGAACAGACGCTCCCGACCGATCGCGGGAAATCCGCGCTCGCCGGAGCCAAAGAAGGCAGTCCGATCACCGTTGAGCTCAATGGCGACGGGACGGTTGTCGACTTTCATCACTTCAATTAGACTCCACGCTCCCTCTCGTCCTTGACAGTGTTTTCGATCTCTCCGTAGACTCTCCGGCACGAGCATGAAAAATCCAGCGCCCGCCAAGAAACCCGCACCGGCCTCACGCAATGAGGCGCGTACCGCGGCGAGCTTTGATACGTTGTATCGAGACCATGTCGATCAGATGTACCGCTTCGCGACCAGACTCTGCGGGGAACCCGAAGCGGCGAAGGATCTGGTCCAGGAAACGTTTCTCAATGCCTATCGAGGCTATCAGACATTCCGCGGAGACGCGCAGGTCTCGACCTGGCTCTATGCCATTGCGGCGCGGGCCTGCTCACGCATGCGGCGCAAACGGAAAGGCGCGCCTGACCGGGAGCTGTCGCTGGAAGAATTTATCCCGACCTCGGAGGGGGAGTTTCGCCTGCAGATTCCGGTGGACGGACTCAGCCCGGAAGAGGCGCTGCAAAATAAAGAACTTCGCCAGGCGCTCGATCGGGCGATTGCCAAGCTGCCCAAACACTATCGCATGGTCCTGGTCCTGCGGGACATGGAAGGGTTGAGCGCCAAAGAAGTGGGCAGCATCGTCGCGCTCAATGAGCGCGCCGTGAAATCCCGGCTGCATCGGGCCCGCTTGTTTGTCCGGCGCGAGCTCAGCGCTCAGGGAATTGCCACTTCCGAACCATCGCACAACGGCCACCCGTTCAAGCAAGGAGGACGCTAGCCATGGCCAAGCGGACGACGACCCGATCCGTGCAGCGAAAGCCCGCCCGTCCCCATCGTCATGGGAAAGGACGTTGCGTGGCCATCTTAAAAAAACTGTCCGCCTACATCGACGATGAATTGCCCGGCACGCTGTGCGAGGAGTTGCGCAAGCACCTCGGCGCCTGCCCCAACTGCGAAGAGTTCGTCGCCTCGCTCCGACAAACTGTCGCCCTCTGTCAACACCAACCGGCACCGGTCCTCTCGCACACCGAACGAGCCCGCATGCGAAACGACATTCTCCGAGCCGCGCGCCCGCGCTAACGACATCACACATTTCAGGATTCCCGCCCTGGGCAGCTCGGATGCCGCCGGATCATCATCGGCGGCCCTCACCGCTGAATATCGCCAAATCCGCTCCCCTGGCCTCTTTCAGATTCGTCCGACGCCATGCTACAGTGTCGTTCTTTAGCCTTTATTATGTGCGTCCAGGAAATAGGTGATGATGATGCTTTGTCGTATCCACAACAACCTTCGTACGCCCATCCTGCTTACTCTGATGACCGCCCTCCTGGCAGGGTGGTCCGGAATGGAGGCCGCCTTCGCGGCAACCTCGCACAAGTCCAAACCGGCCGACCATGCCACTAGCCCGGCTGCCGATGCCGCGCGGCGTTATACCGAAGCCCTCGCCAAGGGAGACCGCGTCACGGTCGGACAGCTGGACTTT containing:
- a CDS encoding RNA polymerase sigma factor translates to MKNPAPAKKPAPASRNEARTAASFDTLYRDHVDQMYRFATRLCGEPEAAKDLVQETFLNAYRGYQTFRGDAQVSTWLYAIAARACSRMRRKRKGAPDRELSLEEFIPTSEGEFRLQIPVDGLSPEEALQNKELRQALDRAIAKLPKHYRMVLVLRDMEGLSAKEVGSIVALNERAVKSRLHRARLFVRRELSAQGIATSEPSHNGHPFKQGGR
- a CDS encoding zf-HC2 domain-containing protein; translated protein: MAKRTTTRSVQRKPARPHRHGKGRCVAILKKLSAYIDDELPGTLCEELRKHLGACPNCEEFVASLRQTVALCQHQPAPVLSHTERARMRNDILRAARPR